Genomic segment of Tamandua tetradactyla isolate mTamTet1 chromosome 1, mTamTet1.pri, whole genome shotgun sequence:
GGTATTTACTATCATGGAATACTGAATGTCTGTATTTTGGGTAATATTCCTTATAGGCCCTCAGGAAATAAGCTCTGTGCTATACTATATAGTATTATATAGAAAAGTGAAGTTGCCTGACCTTGACATGTCAAAATCAGGAAGAGATTACAATATAGTCTGTAAAAGACATTATGATATTAAGACCCAGACATATAAGGTAAGAGAGTTGATTAATTCccacaaacaattttaaaatttaaaaatattttaccatatttcttttattttgttctcacAAATTTTATCggttagcagaagaaagaaaataaaactaagaaaataaatgggaaatgaAGACAAGcgagaaataaaagaagtatacctttaaaaaaaagaaagaaaaattaaaacaaaaaaattggaaacaggtCACATATGCAATATgctgctgctttttctttctgaaaattaatCTCTATGATTCAGAAATTTTAGTAATCATAGGAAATTACatttgtatttcatatttatctgATGAATTTGTGGATCCATAAATGATAACTAATTAATAAAAAGCTTCAAGTTACTAAAGCCTTACATTATAGGGAAATTTTTTTcgtttaatttattcatttttacttaCATACCAATTGCTTCaggttttctgaaatatttggtaCGATTTTGGATCAGTTCTTAGGAAACTTTCAAGAATTTGAAACTTTGAGGACAATAGTAGAAGTATagacaaacaaaacataaaaccaTGAAACAACAAGCCAGGTATCAACCTCGCCATTAAATAAAGGTTCTTGAAAAGGAAATCCCTAATGTGTCAACTGTCACaagatatgaaacaaatattggaaaaagttactcaaaattggaaaggaaatccaaattctttaatattttataatattataattttattaatttcaagtgtatttattcatccattcctcAGTTATTCTCAGAGGATCTTCTTCACAAAACATAATCTAATAGACTCTAAAGTAATTGTTTCTCTGTATACTCCTCAAAAGTTcatttttagaagagttttatttttagatttaaagACACATAGTTTTCAGCATGGAAGGGAATTCTAGATTTAAGGATAAGTCTCTGTctccaaagaaaatctaaattaaCTGTGTCCCAGGTATCTAAAAATTCTCTCAAGcaacagaaaagggaaatttttttgcCACTTCCCTTGGGAACTCATTTTAAGGCCTACTATCTCACTGATCAGGAATAGTCTCTAAATTACAGTTTCAACAACATTCAGATTATTCAGTaagcttttaaaatgatttttggaGGAACAATGCAATTggtgatattgaggaagttcttCCCATGTCCTCAAACTTGACCTTTCAAAGGACACAACCAGAATATCTTGTTATAGCAGAGGACCACGAGTTCTGTTTCTCTTGATTTCTAGATAAGTGACTTCCTGCCAAAGTTATGATAATCTCCAGTAGTTTCTTATGACACCACCTCACTTATGCTTTTGGCAGGACTTGAAGTTAAGTGGGCCACTTCATGCAGTTAGCCAAGTAAAGCTGGTATTTTAAGAGCTGGCTCCTGGCATGATAATCTACTTAAAGTGAAGTGGGGTTAAAGAGCTAGATGGGTGAGCACCAGCCAAAAGCCTAAGAAAAGACCATGttcaaagccaaaaaaaaaaacaacagaaggaGTTAATAAAACTCAAGAAACCATTAGTTCTATGGTAAACATTTTGTGTTGAAAAATAACACAGCATTACAACTCCAGGTGGATTAACCACCACTGATCTCTGTATAGGAATCATTCAGTGATCCACAGGGATCAAATAAGGACTGGAATAAGTGCTCTGGACATTTTAAAGGCCATTTGGTTGGCTGCATAAAGGCATGGTTTTCAAATCATAAACAACCGTTTCCACCTCCCATGTCCATTCTTCACTTCTAATAAGAAAGTAATGATGAATGTTGTAGTCTGTGGCTAACGGCACAAAAGGCAATTCCACAGGTCAATTGTCTTTTGTTTAAACCAGTGACTTCCCCCAAGAACAAAAAGCAGTAAATCAAAGCAGCTAATTGCTGTTACACTCAAGAAGATTTCATTGTACAATGCGACTTTGCTGTTACACTGATCTGAGTGTGCCACAACTTGTAAATAATAGATCCGGAAGAACTGATAGGGAATGAAGCAAATAAGGATAACCCCTATAAAAAACAGGTTTTTCAATTGCAACCAAAATTCCTGATGGGATAGCAAGGAGTGGCGTAGCTTCCGCACCATCAACACAATGATGAAGACTTGGAAGACCAAAAGAATCAGCGCGATGGCTATAACGACAGCAACTATCATATAGTTGATGATTTGCACATATGCACGAGCTAGTTCTTTGTGGAACCTGAAACAATGTTGGTCATTGTATGCCTCATAAGACCCATACTGGGAAACCACC
This window contains:
- the LOC143685046 gene encoding putative G-protein coupled receptor 141, which gives rise to MVDHNVSTNSSCNPILTPHLISLYGVVLVGGLVGVISILFLLVKMNTRSVTTTAVVNLVVVHSVFLMTVPFRLIYLIRQTWTFGLPFCKFVSAMLHIHMYLTFLFYVVILVIRYLIFFKRKDKVEFYRKLHAVAASTGMWLLVIVIVVPLVVSQYGSYEAYNDQHCFRFHKELARAYVQIINYMIVAVVIAIALILLVFQVFIIVLMVRKLRHSLLSHQEFWLQLKNLFFIGVILICFIPYQFFRIYYLQVVAHSDQCNSKVALYNEIFLSVTAISCFDLLLFVLGGSHWFKQKTIDLWNCLLCR